Proteins encoded within one genomic window of Triticum aestivum cultivar Chinese Spring chromosome 2D, IWGSC CS RefSeq v2.1, whole genome shotgun sequence:
- the LOC123049483 gene encoding heavy metal-associated isoprenylated plant protein 47, with protein sequence MKQKMVIRVQMTCDKCRSKAMGLVASVHGVERVEIQGDDRDQLAVVGDGVDAANLTACLRKKIGNADLLTVEAVVAEPKPKPASETGEASCPQQWYPGYYSWPAGTYSHCYPYSM encoded by the exons ATGAAG CAAAAGATGGTGATCAGGGTGCAAATGACGTGCGACAAATGCCGATCCAAGGCAATGGGGTTGGTCGCCTCGGTACACG GAGTGGAGCGTGTGGAGATACAAGGCGATGACAGGGACCAGCTGGCGGTGGTCGGCGACGGGGTGGACGCCGCCAACCTCACGGCCTGCCTGCGGAAGAAGATCGGGAACGCGGACCTCCTCACGGTGGAGGCGGTCGTCGCCGAGCCGAAGCCGAAGCCGGCATCGGAGACCGGCGAGGCTTCGTGCCCGCAGCAGTGGTATCCCGGATACTACTCCTGGCCGGCAGGGACATACTCCCACTGCTACCCGTACAGCATGTAA